In one window of Ovis aries strain OAR_USU_Benz2616 breed Rambouillet chromosome 5, ARS-UI_Ramb_v3.0, whole genome shotgun sequence DNA:
- the RNF126 gene encoding E3 ubiquitin-protein ligase RNF126 isoform X1 — translation MAEASPQPGRYFCHCCSVEIVPRLPDYICPRCESGFIEELPEETRSAENGSAPSTASADQSRQQPFENVDQPLFTLPQGYGHFAFGIFDDSFEIPTFPPGAQADDSRDPESRREREQHSRHRYGARQPRARLTARRATGRHEGVPTLEGIIQQLVNGIITPATIPNLGLGPWGVLHSNPMDYAWGANGLDAIITQLLNQFENTGPPPADKEKIQALPTVPVTEEHVGSGLECPVCKDDYGLGEHVRQLPCNHLFHDGCIVPWLEQHDSCPVCRKSLTGQNTATDPPGLAGVSFSSSSSSSSSSPGNENPASSS, via the exons ATGGCCGAGGCGTCGCCGCAGCCCGGACGGTACTTCTGCCACTGCTGCTCAGTCGAGATCGTGCCGCGCCTGCCG GATTACATCTGCCCAAGATGCGAGTCTGGGTTTATCGAGGAGCTTCCGGAAGAGACCAG GAGTGCAGAGAATGGTTCAGCCCCCTCCACAGCCTCTGCGGACCAGAGCCGGCAGCAACCGTTCGAG AATGTGGACCAGCCCCTGTTCACGCTGCCGCAGGGCTATGGGCACTTTGCTTTCGGCATCTTTGACGACAGCTTCGAGATCCCCACGTTCCCCCCTGGGGCGCAGGCTGATGACAGCAGAGACCCTGAGAGCCGGCGGGAGCGAGAGCAGCACTCCCGGCACCGGTACGGCGCCCGGCAGCCCCGCGCCCGCCTCACCGCGAGGCGGGCCACCGGCCGGCACGAAGGCGTCCCCACGCTGGAAGG GATCATCCAGCAGCTGGTCAACGGCATCATCACCCCGGCCACCATCCCCAACCTGGGCCTGGGCCCCTG GGGCGTCCTGCATTCAAACCCGATGGACTACGCCTGGGGGGCCAACGGCCTGGACGCCATCATCACGCAG CTCCTCAATCAGTTTGAAAACACGGGTCCCCCACCCgcagacaaagagaaaatccagGCCCTCCCCACCGTGCCTGTGACTGAGGAGCACGTTG gctcGGGGCTGGAGTGCCCCGTGTGCAAGGATGACTATGGGTTGGGTGAGCATGTGAGGCAGCTGCCCTGCAACCACCTCTTCCACGACGGCTGCATCGTGCCCTGGCTGGAGCAG CACGACAGCTGCCCCGTCTGCCGAAAAAGCCTCACAGGACAGAACACAGCCACCGACCCCCCAGGCCTCGCTGGGGTGAGCTTCTCCTCCTCGTCGTCGTCGTCCTCCAGCTCACCTGGCAATGAGAACCCGGCCAGCAGCTCGTGA
- the RNF126 gene encoding E3 ubiquitin-protein ligase RNF126 isoform X4: MVQPPPQPLRTRAGSNRSRMWTSPCSRCRRAMGTLLSASLTTASRSPRSPLGRRLMTAETLRAGGSESSTPGTGTAPGSPAPASPRGGPPAGTKASPRWKGSSSSWSTASSPRPPSPTWAWAPGEGVLHSNPMDYAWGANGLDAIITQLLNQFENTGPPPADKEKIQALPTVPVTEEHVGSGLECPVCKDDYGLGEHVRQLPCNHLFHDGCIVPWLEQHDSCPVCRKSLTGQNTATDPPGLAGVSFSSSSSSSSSSPGNENPASSS, encoded by the exons ATGGTTCAGCCCCCTCCACAGCCTCTGCGGACCAGAGCCGGCAGCAACCGTTCGAG AATGTGGACCAGCCCCTGTTCACGCTGCCGCAGGGCTATGGGCACTTTGCTTTCGGCATCTTTGACGACAGCTTCGAGATCCCCACGTTCCCCCCTGGGGCGCAGGCTGATGACAGCAGAGACCCTGAGAGCCGGCGGGAGCGAGAGCAGCACTCCCGGCACCGGTACGGCGCCCGGCAGCCCCGCGCCCGCCTCACCGCGAGGCGGGCCACCGGCCGGCACGAAGGCGTCCCCACGCTGGAAGG GATCATCCAGCAGCTGGTCAACGGCATCATCACCCCGGCCACCATCCCCAACCTGGGCCTGGGCCCCTGGTGA GGGCGTCCTGCATTCAAACCCGATGGACTACGCCTGGGGGGCCAACGGCCTGGACGCCATCATCACGCAG CTCCTCAATCAGTTTGAAAACACGGGTCCCCCACCCgcagacaaagagaaaatccagGCCCTCCCCACCGTGCCTGTGACTGAGGAGCACGTTG gctcGGGGCTGGAGTGCCCCGTGTGCAAGGATGACTATGGGTTGGGTGAGCATGTGAGGCAGCTGCCCTGCAACCACCTCTTCCACGACGGCTGCATCGTGCCCTGGCTGGAGCAG CACGACAGCTGCCCCGTCTGCCGAAAAAGCCTCACAGGACAGAACACAGCCACCGACCCCCCAGGCCTCGCTGGGGTGAGCTTCTCCTCCTCGTCGTCGTCGTCCTCCAGCTCACCTGGCAATGAGAACCCGGCCAGCAGCTCGTGA
- the RNF126 gene encoding E3 ubiquitin-protein ligase RNF126 isoform X3, which yields MAEASPQPGRYFCHCCSVEIVPRLPDYICPRCESGFIEELPEETRSAENGSAPSTASADQSRQQPFENVDQPLFTLPQGYGHFAFGIFDDSFEIPTFPPGAQADDSRDPESRREREQHSRHRIIQQLVNGIITPATIPNLGLGPWGVLHSNPMDYAWGANGLDAIITQLLNQFENTGPPPADKEKIQALPTVPVTEEHVGSGLECPVCKDDYGLGEHVRQLPCNHLFHDGCIVPWLEQHDSCPVCRKSLTGQNTATDPPGLAGVSFSSSSSSSSSSPGNENPASSS from the exons ATGGCCGAGGCGTCGCCGCAGCCCGGACGGTACTTCTGCCACTGCTGCTCAGTCGAGATCGTGCCGCGCCTGCCG GATTACATCTGCCCAAGATGCGAGTCTGGGTTTATCGAGGAGCTTCCGGAAGAGACCAG GAGTGCAGAGAATGGTTCAGCCCCCTCCACAGCCTCTGCGGACCAGAGCCGGCAGCAACCGTTCGAG AATGTGGACCAGCCCCTGTTCACGCTGCCGCAGGGCTATGGGCACTTTGCTTTCGGCATCTTTGACGACAGCTTCGAGATCCCCACGTTCCCCCCTGGGGCGCAGGCTGATGACAGCAGAGACCCTGAGAGCCGGCGGGAGCGAGAGCAGCACTCCCGGCACCG GATCATCCAGCAGCTGGTCAACGGCATCATCACCCCGGCCACCATCCCCAACCTGGGCCTGGGCCCCTG GGGCGTCCTGCATTCAAACCCGATGGACTACGCCTGGGGGGCCAACGGCCTGGACGCCATCATCACGCAG CTCCTCAATCAGTTTGAAAACACGGGTCCCCCACCCgcagacaaagagaaaatccagGCCCTCCCCACCGTGCCTGTGACTGAGGAGCACGTTG gctcGGGGCTGGAGTGCCCCGTGTGCAAGGATGACTATGGGTTGGGTGAGCATGTGAGGCAGCTGCCCTGCAACCACCTCTTCCACGACGGCTGCATCGTGCCCTGGCTGGAGCAG CACGACAGCTGCCCCGTCTGCCGAAAAAGCCTCACAGGACAGAACACAGCCACCGACCCCCCAGGCCTCGCTGGGGTGAGCTTCTCCTCCTCGTCGTCGTCGTCCTCCAGCTCACCTGGCAATGAGAACCCGGCCAGCAGCTCGTGA
- the FSTL3 gene encoding follistatin-related protein 3, translated as MRPRAPGPLWPLPWGALAWAVGFVGSMGSGDPAPGGVCWLQQGREATCSLVLKTDVSQAECCASGNIDTAWSNFTHPGNKISLLGFLGLVHCLPCKDSCEGVECGPGKACRMLGGRPRCECAPDCTGLPARLQVCGSDGATYRDECELRAARCRGHPDLRVMYRGRCRKSCAHVVCLRPQSCVVDQTGSAHCVVCRSAPCPAPSSPGQELCGNNNVTYLSSCHLRQATCFLGRSIGVRHPGSCAGTPEPLDPESEEEEENFV; from the exons ATGCGTCCCCGGGCGCCGGGGCCACTCTGGCCACTGCCCTGGGGGGCCCTGGCGTGGGCCGTAGGCTTCGTGGGCTCCATGGGTTCGGGGGACCCCGCGCCGG GTGGTGTCTGCTGGCTCCAGCAGGGCCGAGAGGCCACCTGCAGCCTGGTGCTGAAGACGGATGTGAGCCAGGCTGAGTGCTGTGCCTCTGGCAACATCGACACCGCCTGGTCCAATTTCACCCACCCGGGGAACAAGATCAGCCTCCTGGGCTTCCTAGGCCTCGTCCACTGCCTCCCCTGCAAAG ATTCGTGCGAGGGCGTGGAGTGCGGCCCCGGCAAGGCCTGCCGCATGCTGGGGGGCCGTCCGCGCTGCGAGTGCGCGCCCGATTGCACCGGGCTCCCGGCGCGCCTGCAGGTCTGCGGCTCTGACGGCGCCACCTACCGCGACGAGTGCGAGCTGCGCGCCGCGCGCTGTCGCGGCCACCCGGACCTGCGCGTGATGTACCGGGGTCGCTGCCGCA AATCTTGCGCCCACGTGGTTTGCCTGCGGCCACAGTCGTGTGTAGTGGACCAGACTGGCAGCGCGCACTGCGTGGTGTGTCGCTCTGCGCCCTGCCCCGCACCATCCAGCCCCGGCCAGGAACTCTGTGGCAACAACAACGTCACCTACCTATCCTCCTGCCATCTCCGCCAGGCCACCTGCTTCCTGGGCCGCTCCATCGGCGTGCGCCACCCGGGCAGCTGTGCAG GCACCCCCGAGCCGTTAGATCCTGAgtccgaggaggaggaggagaacttTGTGTGA
- the FGF22 gene encoding fibroblast growth factor 22 isoform X1 — protein MAMRGRLWLGLVWLLLARAPGAAGTPNTPRRPRSYPHLEGDVRWRRLFSSTHFFLLVGPSGRVQGTRWRDNPDSVLEIRSIRVGVVALKAVHSGFYVAMNRLGRLYGSVPGAHRGEWLQYLRVSPLAPPRPAYVPGSGRSGRPEARGPHTATPPVHALPARPGLLSPRVSDSRSEIPGDA, from the exons ATGGCCATGCGCGGCCGCCTATGGCTGGGCCTGGTGTGGCTATTGCTGGCACGGGCGCCCGGCGCCGCGGGGACACCAAACACTCCGCGGAGACCACGCAGCTACCCGCACCTGGAGGGCGACGTGCGTTGGCGGCGTCTCTTCTCTTCCACCCACTTCTTCCTGCTCGTGGGCCCCAGCGGCCGCGTGCAAGGCACCCGCTGGCGCGACAACCCTGACA GCGTCCTGGAGATCCGATCCATCCGTGTGGGCGTCGTGGCGCTCAAGGCGGTGCACAGTGGCTTCTACGTGGCCATGAACCGCCTTGGCAGACTCTATGGGTCG GTTCCGGGAGCGCATCGAGGAGAATGGCTACAATACCTACGCGTCAGTCCGCTGGCGCCACCAAGGCCGGCCTATGTTCCTGGCTCTGGACGGTCGGGGCGCCCCGAGGCTCGGGGGCCGCACACAGCGACACCACCCGTCCACGCTCTTCCTGCCCGTCCTGGTCTCCTGAGTCCCAGGGTCAGTGACTCCCGGTCCGAGATTCCGGGAGACGCTTGA
- the RNF126 gene encoding E3 ubiquitin-protein ligase RNF126 isoform X2, whose product MAEASPQPGRYFCHCCSVEIVPRLPDYICPRCESGFIEELPEETRSAENGSAPSTASADQSRQQPFEGYGHFAFGIFDDSFEIPTFPPGAQADDSRDPESRREREQHSRHRYGARQPRARLTARRATGRHEGVPTLEGIIQQLVNGIITPATIPNLGLGPWGVLHSNPMDYAWGANGLDAIITQLLNQFENTGPPPADKEKIQALPTVPVTEEHVGSGLECPVCKDDYGLGEHVRQLPCNHLFHDGCIVPWLEQHDSCPVCRKSLTGQNTATDPPGLAGVSFSSSSSSSSSSPGNENPASSS is encoded by the exons ATGGCCGAGGCGTCGCCGCAGCCCGGACGGTACTTCTGCCACTGCTGCTCAGTCGAGATCGTGCCGCGCCTGCCG GATTACATCTGCCCAAGATGCGAGTCTGGGTTTATCGAGGAGCTTCCGGAAGAGACCAG GAGTGCAGAGAATGGTTCAGCCCCCTCCACAGCCTCTGCGGACCAGAGCCGGCAGCAACCGTTCGAG GGCTATGGGCACTTTGCTTTCGGCATCTTTGACGACAGCTTCGAGATCCCCACGTTCCCCCCTGGGGCGCAGGCTGATGACAGCAGAGACCCTGAGAGCCGGCGGGAGCGAGAGCAGCACTCCCGGCACCGGTACGGCGCCCGGCAGCCCCGCGCCCGCCTCACCGCGAGGCGGGCCACCGGCCGGCACGAAGGCGTCCCCACGCTGGAAGG GATCATCCAGCAGCTGGTCAACGGCATCATCACCCCGGCCACCATCCCCAACCTGGGCCTGGGCCCCTG GGGCGTCCTGCATTCAAACCCGATGGACTACGCCTGGGGGGCCAACGGCCTGGACGCCATCATCACGCAG CTCCTCAATCAGTTTGAAAACACGGGTCCCCCACCCgcagacaaagagaaaatccagGCCCTCCCCACCGTGCCTGTGACTGAGGAGCACGTTG gctcGGGGCTGGAGTGCCCCGTGTGCAAGGATGACTATGGGTTGGGTGAGCATGTGAGGCAGCTGCCCTGCAACCACCTCTTCCACGACGGCTGCATCGTGCCCTGGCTGGAGCAG CACGACAGCTGCCCCGTCTGCCGAAAAAGCCTCACAGGACAGAACACAGCCACCGACCCCCCAGGCCTCGCTGGGGTGAGCTTCTCCTCCTCGTCGTCGTCGTCCTCCAGCTCACCTGGCAATGAGAACCCGGCCAGCAGCTCGTGA
- the FGF22 gene encoding fibroblast growth factor 22 isoform X2 encodes MAMRGRLWLGLVWLLLARAPGAAGTPNTPRRPRSYPHLEGDVRWRRLFSSTHFFLLVGPSGRVQGTRWRDNPDSVLEIRSIRVGVVALKAVHSGFYVAMNRLGRLYGSRFCAAHCRFRERIEENGYNTYASVRWRHQGRPMFLALDGRGAPRLGGRTQRHHPSTLFLPVLVS; translated from the exons ATGGCCATGCGCGGCCGCCTATGGCTGGGCCTGGTGTGGCTATTGCTGGCACGGGCGCCCGGCGCCGCGGGGACACCAAACACTCCGCGGAGACCACGCAGCTACCCGCACCTGGAGGGCGACGTGCGTTGGCGGCGTCTCTTCTCTTCCACCCACTTCTTCCTGCTCGTGGGCCCCAGCGGCCGCGTGCAAGGCACCCGCTGGCGCGACAACCCTGACA GCGTCCTGGAGATCCGATCCATCCGTGTGGGCGTCGTGGCGCTCAAGGCGGTGCACAGTGGCTTCTACGTGGCCATGAACCGCCTTGGCAGACTCTATGGGTCG CGGTTCTGCGCTGCGCACTGCAGGTTCCGGGAGCGCATCGAGGAGAATGGCTACAATACCTACGCGTCAGTCCGCTGGCGCCACCAAGGCCGGCCTATGTTCCTGGCTCTGGACGGTCGGGGCGCCCCGAGGCTCGGGGGCCGCACACAGCGACACCACCCGTCCACGCTCTTCCTGCCCGTCCTGGTCTCCTGA